A genomic window from Pocillopora verrucosa isolate sample1 chromosome 7, ASM3666991v2, whole genome shotgun sequence includes:
- the LOC131770697 gene encoding uncharacterized protein, producing the protein MGVAWSTYKQRRQREKKQKRKCKLSPLERERILKIKAQMEVEIHALEEQIYREKLAQIARGNRPQMLTDGLSWTGINKPNANLQREGYDSQLESERQMLDALQFAWFQRENPLENSIVGSLPNLRDIWHFEKVRNPGAEQKHFYRER; encoded by the exons ATGGGTGTTGCTTGGAGTACTTACAAACAAAGAAGACAACgggaaaagaaacagaaaag GAAATGCAAGCTATCACCATTAGAGAGAGAGAGGATATTAAAGATTAAAGCTCAAATGGAAGTAGAAATTCACGCTTTGGAAGAGCAGATTTACCGTGAAAAACTCGCGCAGATTGCTAGGGGTAACAGACCTCAGATGCTGACCGACGGAttaag CTGGACTGGAATCAACAAACCAAATGCAAATTTACAAAGGGAAGGGTATGACTCGCAGCTAGAATCTGAGAGACAAATGCTTGATGCACTCCAGTTCGCATGGTTTCAAAGAGAGAATCCGCTAGAGAATTCGATAGTGGGCTCACTTCCTAACCTAAGAGATATATGGCATTTTGAGAAAGTCAGGAACCCAGGAGCTGAGCAAAAACACTTTTATAGAGAGCGTTAG